A stretch of Amycolatopsis balhimycina FH 1894 DNA encodes these proteins:
- a CDS encoding SRPBCC family protein, with translation MKVSDCPTTEVEVRVDARPAEVWSWLLDVDLPARFSTEFQGGGWVEGAEPGLGARFRGRNSHPVAGEWETVSTVTGYEPGRLFAWAVMDVANPAASWKFELVPDGDGTILRQWAQIGPGPSNLTTIIGSMPEHEDEIVAMRLGELQANMQKTVEGIKALAESGVRA, from the coding sequence ATGAAGGTTTCCGACTGTCCCACGACGGAGGTCGAGGTCCGCGTCGACGCGCGGCCGGCCGAGGTCTGGTCCTGGCTGCTGGACGTCGACCTGCCGGCCCGGTTCTCCACCGAGTTCCAGGGCGGCGGCTGGGTCGAGGGCGCCGAGCCCGGCCTCGGCGCGCGGTTCCGCGGCCGCAACTCCCACCCGGTCGCCGGGGAGTGGGAGACGGTCTCGACCGTGACCGGGTACGAGCCCGGGCGCCTGTTCGCGTGGGCCGTGATGGACGTGGCCAACCCGGCGGCGTCGTGGAAGTTCGAGCTCGTCCCGGACGGCGACGGCACGATCCTGCGCCAGTGGGCCCAGATCGGTCCCGGCCCGTCCAACCTGACCACGATCATCGGCTCGATGCCCGAGCACGAGGACGAGATCGTCGCGATGCGGCTCGGCGAGCTGCAGGCCAACATGCAGAAGACGGTCGAAGGCATCAAGGCGCTCGCCGAAAGCGGCGTGCGCGCCTAG
- a CDS encoding enoyl-CoA hydratase/isomerase family protein, with translation MPIILESHHDVAVLRIDHGKGNTLDTDSCRELVLRLEDAERARAVVLTGTGGIFSAGVDLKRLDEGGAPYVSEFLPLLSDALLAVFGCPRPVVAALNGHAVAGGAVLAAACDHRVLGAGAIGVTELLVGVPFPLAAMEILRCAYGTAPLPSLTFSGEVFGGADALARGLADELAAPEEVLERALGVATRLGELPAEPFAHTKAQIRQPFHERIAEYRHSDDPEVERLWRSPATLAAVKSYVDKVLR, from the coding sequence GTGCCGATCATCCTGGAGAGCCACCACGACGTCGCCGTGCTGCGGATCGACCACGGCAAGGGCAACACCCTCGACACGGATTCCTGCCGCGAGCTGGTGCTCCGGCTGGAAGACGCCGAGCGGGCCCGCGCGGTGGTGCTCACCGGCACCGGCGGCATCTTCTCCGCGGGCGTCGACCTCAAGCGGCTCGACGAGGGCGGCGCGCCGTACGTCTCGGAGTTCCTGCCGCTGCTGTCGGACGCGCTGCTGGCCGTGTTCGGCTGCCCGCGTCCGGTGGTCGCCGCGCTGAACGGGCACGCCGTGGCCGGGGGCGCGGTGCTCGCCGCGGCCTGCGACCACCGGGTGCTCGGCGCGGGCGCCATCGGAGTCACCGAGCTGCTCGTCGGCGTGCCGTTCCCGCTGGCCGCGATGGAGATCCTGCGCTGCGCGTACGGGACGGCGCCGCTGCCTTCGCTCACCTTCTCCGGCGAGGTCTTCGGCGGTGCGGACGCGCTCGCCCGCGGGCTGGCCGACGAGCTGGCGGCCCCGGAGGAAGTCCTCGAGCGCGCCCTCGGCGTCGCGACCCGGCTCGGCGAGCTGCCCGCCGAGCCGTTCGCCCACACCAAGGCCCAGATCCGGCAGCCGTTCCACGAGCGGATCGCCGAGTACCGGCACTCCGACGACCCGGAGGTCGAGCGGCTGTGGCGGTCGCCGGCGACGCTCGCCGCGGTCAAGTCCTATGTGGACAAGGTACTTCGCTAG
- a CDS encoding ABC transporter permease, with protein sequence MSEGVHTDPHALDELSDVASHEHAGVGPDGAVEGYSARRTLRLGVELRRQLRRRRTQFLLGFVAVLPFILVIAFQLGQSSPNRRSGGFVDLATASAPNFVVLALFVSGTFLLPMIVALFFGDTIASEASWSSLKYLLAVPVPRQRVLRQKAIVSGLLSAAALVLLPLVSLGVGVLWYGAGAAISPTGDAVSFGDSLLAIGLSTVYIILQLAWVAGLALALSVSTDAPLGAVGGAVLVAILSQILDQITALEGLRNYLPTHYAFSWMDLISTDVDWTNLASGMLSAVIYGTVFFLYAGRRFARKDITS encoded by the coding sequence GTGAGTGAGGGTGTGCACACCGATCCGCACGCGCTGGACGAGCTGAGCGACGTCGCGTCGCACGAGCACGCGGGCGTCGGGCCGGACGGCGCGGTCGAGGGCTACTCGGCGCGGCGGACGCTGCGGCTCGGCGTCGAACTGCGGCGCCAGCTGCGGCGGCGGCGCACGCAGTTCCTGCTCGGGTTCGTCGCCGTCCTGCCGTTCATCCTGGTGATCGCGTTCCAGCTCGGGCAGTCGAGCCCGAACCGGCGCAGCGGCGGGTTCGTCGACCTGGCCACGGCGTCCGCGCCGAACTTCGTCGTGCTGGCGCTGTTCGTGTCCGGGACGTTCCTGCTGCCGATGATCGTCGCGCTGTTCTTCGGCGACACGATCGCGAGCGAGGCGTCGTGGTCGAGCCTGAAGTACCTGCTGGCCGTGCCGGTGCCGCGGCAGCGGGTGCTGCGGCAGAAGGCGATCGTGTCCGGGCTGCTGTCGGCGGCGGCGCTGGTGCTGCTGCCGCTGGTCTCGCTCGGGGTCGGCGTGCTCTGGTACGGCGCCGGCGCCGCGATCAGCCCGACCGGCGACGCGGTGTCCTTCGGCGACAGCCTGCTCGCCATCGGGCTGTCCACTGTGTACATCATCCTGCAGCTGGCCTGGGTGGCCGGGCTCGCGCTGGCGCTGAGCGTCTCGACCGACGCCCCGCTCGGCGCGGTCGGCGGCGCGGTGCTGGTGGCGATCCTGTCACAGATCCTCGACCAGATCACCGCGCTGGAGGGCCTGCGCAACTACCTGCCGACGCACTACGCGTTCTCGTGGATGGATCTCATCTCCACCGACGTCGACTGGACCAACCTGGCGAGCGGCATGCTGTCGGCGGTGATCTACGGGACGGTGTTCTTCCTGTACGCCGGGCGGCGGTTCGCCCGAAAAGACATCACCAGCTGA
- a CDS encoding alpha/beta fold hydrolase → MPRLPLPRTRGARLTALAAVVVVLAAGAVFWITRPAAAPPVPAQDALIDLPAAPGSATQVKIDTTTYLPATVPAPAVLLAHGFGGDKNSVADDARELARKGFVVMTWSARGFGKSTGKIGLNDPDGEVADASRLIDRLVARHQVTLDAKGDPEVAVTGASYGGALALLLAGTDKRVDAVAPVITYNDLAQGLIPNAAAPAQAAPGTPAAGAFAPGGVFKKSWAGIFFSAGSGAAASGSPSAEAPEAGQETDTGSTGAAGAGAAAAVPAVPPGGGGPAGRQGGPADPCGRFTAAVCRAYTELGTTGQASPASIDLLRRVSPASVTGKITVPALLVQGESDTLFGLDQSDATARQITAAGGKVRTIWYTGGHDGGKPGPQLRAKIADFLWTAVAGGDPGTGFSYDVQGTLRANGTPSVRTVNAPAYPGLTGPATERRLLALTGPAQPVVRPAGANPSAVSGIPGLNGVASSTSRLGALFSNDPPGQAAQFTTAPVDSQIVVSGSSTVRLQVAADPAHPQPDAVLFAKLYDVGQDGSRVLPANAIAPFRVSGLPADGTPVDVTVTLPGIVRPIEGGHSLRLVVGTTDQAFAAPAAPAVFRIGLAGGAALAVPIVPGASVGSPAPAGQLAGIGVTLAIGVAVVLFAALRRRRATDVDPELATTPLVIEGLRKQYAGGFVAVKDLSFRVEPGQVLGLLGPNGAGKTTTLRMLMGLITPTEGGIRVFGHKITPGAPVLSRIGSFVEGSGFLPHLSGRANLELYWASTGRPAEKAHFAEALEIAGLGTAVDRRVRTYSQGMRQRLAIAQAMLGLPELMVLDEPTNGLDPPQIHQMREVLKRYAATGRTVVVSSHLLAEVEQTCTHVVVMHRGSLVASGEVGELAAAGGEATFRVGDPAAAAAALKAVGGVTKVDVDGDLVHADLDGLPRAEAVAALVRAGVAVEQAGPRRRLEDAFLQLVGEES, encoded by the coding sequence GTGCCCCGACTCCCGCTCCCGCGCACCCGCGGAGCCCGCCTCACCGCGCTCGCCGCCGTCGTCGTGGTCCTGGCCGCCGGCGCGGTCTTCTGGATCACGCGCCCGGCGGCGGCCCCGCCGGTGCCCGCGCAGGACGCGTTGATCGACCTGCCCGCCGCGCCCGGCTCGGCCACGCAGGTCAAGATCGACACGACGACCTACCTCCCGGCGACCGTGCCCGCGCCCGCGGTGCTGCTCGCGCACGGCTTCGGCGGGGACAAGAACAGCGTCGCCGACGACGCCCGTGAGCTCGCGCGGAAGGGCTTCGTCGTGATGACGTGGTCCGCGCGCGGGTTCGGCAAGAGCACCGGCAAGATCGGGCTCAACGACCCGGACGGCGAGGTCGCCGACGCGAGCCGCCTGATCGACCGGCTCGTCGCGCGGCACCAGGTGACGCTCGACGCCAAGGGGGACCCCGAGGTCGCCGTCACCGGCGCCTCCTACGGTGGCGCGCTCGCGCTGCTGCTGGCCGGCACGGACAAGCGCGTCGACGCGGTCGCCCCGGTGATCACCTACAACGACCTCGCGCAGGGCCTCATCCCGAACGCGGCGGCCCCCGCGCAGGCGGCCCCGGGCACCCCCGCCGCCGGCGCGTTCGCGCCCGGCGGCGTGTTCAAGAAGAGCTGGGCCGGCATCTTCTTCTCGGCCGGTTCCGGGGCCGCGGCGAGCGGCTCGCCGTCCGCCGAAGCGCCGGAGGCCGGACAGGAGACCGACACCGGTTCCACCGGCGCCGCCGGGGCCGGCGCGGCGGCCGCCGTCCCGGCGGTGCCGCCCGGCGGGGGCGGCCCGGCTGGGCGGCAGGGTGGTCCGGCCGACCCGTGCGGCCGGTTCACCGCCGCGGTCTGCCGCGCCTACACCGAGCTGGGCACCACCGGCCAGGCGAGCCCGGCGAGCATCGACCTGCTGCGCCGCGTCTCCCCGGCGTCCGTGACGGGCAAGATCACCGTGCCGGCCCTGCTGGTGCAGGGCGAGAGCGACACGCTGTTCGGTCTCGACCAGTCCGACGCGACCGCCCGCCAGATCACCGCGGCGGGCGGCAAGGTGCGGACGATCTGGTACACCGGCGGCCACGACGGCGGGAAGCCGGGACCGCAGCTGCGCGCGAAGATCGCCGACTTCCTGTGGACGGCCGTCGCCGGCGGCGATCCCGGCACCGGCTTCAGCTACGACGTCCAGGGCACCTTGCGCGCCAACGGAACCCCGTCGGTCCGGACCGTCAACGCCCCGGCCTATCCCGGGCTGACCGGCCCGGCCACCGAACGGCGGCTGCTGGCGCTGACCGGTCCCGCGCAGCCCGTCGTGCGCCCGGCCGGGGCGAACCCCTCCGCGGTGAGCGGCATCCCGGGCCTCAACGGCGTCGCGAGCAGCACGTCACGGCTGGGCGCGCTGTTCAGCAACGACCCGCCCGGCCAGGCCGCGCAGTTCACCACGGCGCCGGTGGACAGCCAGATCGTCGTCAGCGGCTCGTCGACCGTGCGGCTGCAGGTCGCCGCGGACCCGGCGCATCCGCAGCCGGACGCGGTGCTGTTCGCGAAGCTCTACGACGTCGGACAGGACGGCTCGCGGGTGCTGCCGGCCAACGCGATCGCCCCGTTCCGGGTGAGCGGGCTGCCCGCCGACGGCACGCCGGTCGACGTCACGGTGACGCTGCCCGGCATCGTCCGGCCGATCGAGGGCGGGCACTCGCTGCGACTGGTCGTCGGCACCACCGACCAGGCGTTCGCCGCCCCGGCCGCGCCCGCGGTGTTCCGGATCGGGTTGGCCGGCGGCGCCGCGCTGGCCGTGCCGATCGTGCCCGGCGCGTCCGTCGGCTCCCCGGCCCCGGCCGGGCAGCTCGCCGGCATCGGCGTGACGCTGGCGATCGGCGTGGCCGTGGTGCTCTTCGCGGCACTGCGCCGCCGCCGCGCCACCGACGTCGACCCGGAGCTCGCCACCACGCCGCTGGTCATCGAAGGGCTGCGCAAGCAGTACGCGGGCGGGTTCGTCGCGGTGAAGGACCTTTCCTTCCGCGTCGAGCCGGGCCAGGTGCTCGGCCTGCTCGGGCCGAACGGCGCGGGCAAGACGACCACGCTGCGGATGCTGATGGGCCTGATCACGCCGACCGAGGGCGGCATCCGCGTGTTCGGGCACAAGATCACCCCGGGCGCCCCGGTGCTGTCGCGGATCGGCTCGTTCGTCGAAGGGTCCGGCTTCCTGCCGCACCTGTCCGGCCGGGCGAACCTCGAGCTGTACTGGGCTTCGACCGGGCGGCCGGCCGAGAAGGCGCACTTCGCGGAGGCGCTGGAGATCGCCGGGCTCGGCACGGCCGTCGACCGGCGCGTCCGGACCTACAGCCAGGGCATGCGGCAGCGGCTGGCGATCGCCCAGGCGATGCTCGGCCTGCCGGAGCTGATGGTGCTCGACGAACCGACCAACGGGCTCGACCCGCCCCAGATCCACCAGATGCGCGAGGTGCTGAAGCGGTACGCCGCGACCGGCCGCACCGTGGTGGTGTCCAGCCACCTGCTGGCCGAGGTCGAGCAGACCTGCACGCACGTCGTGGTCATGCACCGCGGCTCGCTGGTCGCCTCGGGCGAGGTCGGCGAGCTGGCCGCGGCCGGCGGCGAGGCGACGTTCCGGGTCGGCGACCCGGCCGCGGCCGCGGCGGCGCTGAAGGCGGTCGGCGGGGTCACCAAGGTCGACGTCGACGGCGACCTCGTGCACGCCGACCTCGACGGGCTGCCACGCGCCGAAGCGGTGGCGGCGCTGGTCCGCGCCGGGGTCGCGGTGGAGCAGGCCGGCCCCCGGCGCCGGCTGGAAGACGCGTTCCTGCAACTGGTCGGAGAAGAGTCGTGA
- a CDS encoding TerC family protein — MTVPLWLWIATIGGLLALIALDLVIVDRKPHEVTTGEAARWVIFYVSCAILFGIGVWIFAGHDPGVEFFTGYITEYSLSVDNLFIFMIIMTSFKVPAIHQHRVLLVGILLALGMRSVFIAIGAALIEQFVWVFFLFGAVLVWTAVSMLRSKGADEEYHENAVTRQVRKIAPVTGDYHGHQYTVKVDGKRMITPMLLVIVAIGSADLLFAVDSIPAIFGITQEAFLVFTANAFALMGLRQLYFLLGGLVTKLVYLTYGLAVILAFIGAKLFLHALHEYHVVPDWLDINNWISLGVIVVVLAVTTVASLAKARRDERKQVPA, encoded by the coding sequence ATGACTGTCCCCCTGTGGCTGTGGATCGCCACGATCGGTGGCCTGCTCGCGCTGATCGCGCTGGACCTGGTCATCGTCGATCGCAAGCCGCACGAAGTGACCACGGGGGAAGCCGCCCGCTGGGTGATCTTCTACGTCTCCTGCGCGATCCTCTTCGGCATCGGCGTGTGGATCTTCGCCGGGCACGACCCGGGCGTCGAGTTCTTCACCGGGTACATCACCGAGTACTCGCTGAGCGTCGACAACCTGTTCATCTTCATGATCATCATGACGTCGTTCAAGGTGCCCGCCATCCACCAGCACCGCGTGCTGCTGGTCGGCATCCTGCTCGCGCTGGGCATGCGCAGCGTCTTCATCGCGATCGGCGCGGCGCTGATCGAGCAGTTCGTCTGGGTCTTCTTCCTGTTCGGCGCGGTGCTCGTCTGGACGGCGGTCAGCATGCTGCGCAGCAAGGGCGCGGATGAGGAGTACCACGAGAACGCCGTCACCCGGCAGGTCCGCAAGATCGCCCCGGTGACCGGCGACTACCACGGCCACCAGTACACGGTGAAGGTCGACGGCAAGCGGATGATCACGCCGATGCTGCTGGTCATCGTGGCGATCGGCTCGGCGGACCTGCTCTTCGCCGTCGACTCGATCCCGGCGATCTTCGGCATCACGCAGGAGGCGTTCCTCGTCTTCACCGCCAACGCGTTCGCGCTGATGGGCCTGCGGCAGCTGTACTTCCTGCTCGGCGGGCTGGTGACCAAGCTGGTCTACCTCACCTACGGCCTCGCGGTGATCCTCGCCTTCATCGGGGCGAAGCTGTTCCTGCACGCGCTGCACGAGTACCACGTCGTGCCGGACTGGCTGGACATCAACAACTGGATCTCTCTCGGCGTGATCGTCGTCGTGCTCGCCGTGACGACGGTGGCCAGCCTGGCCAAGGCCCGGCGCGACGAGCGGAAGCAAGTCCCCGCGTAA
- a CDS encoding S9 family peptidase, which produces MRPADIEDLVVPGRPALRGNLLLTALKRPELKTNAAHSALRRVSLDGGETAWTHGPRDSSPSISPDGRWVAFLRAGEGKGADGSPQLHVMPSGGGEARRLTSLHLGAGEPVWAPDSRRIAFTARVPEAGRYGTEDAGGETSEPAAEAPRRITRMDYRIDDVGFLRDRMQRLFVLDALEDEPPEPEPLTGDAFDAAHPVWTPDGTRVVFTAPPDWDAAESDYRDICAVSADGGDPEVVVRCEGYAERPAFGAGGTLFYFGQSFEDHHEAAPTGLYAAAPEFGAGPVKPRRLTDAETVDCEAAAGPPAPREGDVLVAVRNRGAVELRAVPVDAANATLADLPAVYADHTAVRSFALDGAVIAAVVATPSTSGEVVLLGDGDARVLTDYSKPLRDKGIRPMLELETTAPDGYPVHGWLVLPEGEGPHPVLRVVHGGPFTQQEWAVFDEAQVYASAGYAVVLGNPRGAAGYGREHGHAITHGFGTVDVDDVLALLDKALERPDLDASRVGIMGGSYGGFMTSWLAAHHGERFKAAWSERAVNAWDSMLGSSDIGYMFVDAYIGTDPEVLRERSPLTYAAQIRIPFAVVHSEQDWRCPLEQAQRMFVALRRAGADAEFLLFPGEGHELTRSGRPRHRVQRFEAVLDWWARHLS; this is translated from the coding sequence GTGCGTCCTGCCGACATCGAAGACCTCGTCGTCCCCGGCCGTCCCGCCCTGCGCGGGAACCTGCTGCTCACCGCGCTGAAGCGGCCCGAGCTGAAGACCAACGCCGCGCACAGCGCGCTGCGGCGCGTGTCACTCGACGGCGGCGAGACCGCGTGGACGCACGGTCCCCGCGACTCCTCGCCGTCGATCTCCCCGGACGGGCGCTGGGTGGCGTTCCTCCGCGCAGGGGAGGGCAAGGGCGCGGACGGCAGCCCGCAGCTGCACGTCATGCCGTCCGGCGGCGGCGAAGCGCGCCGGCTGACGTCCCTGCACCTCGGGGCCGGGGAACCGGTATGGGCGCCGGACTCGCGGCGGATCGCCTTCACCGCCCGCGTGCCCGAGGCCGGCCGGTACGGCACCGAGGACGCCGGCGGCGAGACCTCGGAGCCGGCCGCCGAGGCCCCGCGCCGGATCACGCGGATGGACTACCGGATCGACGACGTCGGGTTCCTGCGGGACCGGATGCAGCGGCTGTTCGTCCTCGACGCGCTCGAAGACGAGCCGCCCGAGCCCGAACCGCTGACCGGGGACGCGTTCGACGCGGCCCACCCGGTGTGGACGCCGGACGGCACCCGCGTGGTCTTCACCGCGCCGCCGGACTGGGACGCGGCCGAAAGCGACTACCGCGACATCTGCGCGGTCTCCGCCGACGGCGGTGACCCGGAAGTCGTCGTGCGGTGCGAGGGCTACGCGGAGCGGCCGGCGTTCGGCGCCGGCGGCACGTTGTTCTACTTCGGACAGTCCTTTGAGGACCACCACGAAGCCGCGCCCACCGGGCTGTACGCGGCGGCGCCCGAGTTCGGCGCCGGCCCGGTGAAGCCCCGGCGGCTCACCGACGCCGAGACGGTCGACTGCGAGGCGGCGGCGGGGCCGCCGGCCCCGCGCGAAGGCGACGTGCTCGTGGCCGTCCGCAACCGCGGCGCGGTCGAGCTGCGCGCGGTCCCCGTCGACGCCGCGAACGCCACGCTGGCCGACCTGCCCGCCGTGTATGCCGACCACACCGCGGTGCGGTCCTTCGCGCTCGACGGCGCGGTGATCGCCGCGGTGGTCGCAACGCCGTCGACTTCCGGTGAGGTCGTGCTGCTCGGCGACGGCGACGCGCGGGTGCTCACCGACTACTCGAAGCCGTTGCGGGACAAGGGCATCCGGCCGATGCTCGAGCTGGAGACCACCGCCCCGGACGGCTACCCGGTGCACGGCTGGCTGGTGCTGCCCGAGGGTGAAGGCCCGCACCCGGTGCTGCGCGTGGTGCACGGCGGCCCGTTCACCCAGCAGGAGTGGGCGGTGTTCGACGAGGCGCAGGTGTACGCCTCCGCCGGGTACGCGGTGGTGCTCGGCAACCCGCGCGGCGCGGCGGGTTACGGGCGCGAGCACGGCCACGCGATCACGCACGGCTTCGGCACGGTCGATGTCGACGACGTCCTGGCGCTGCTGGACAAGGCCCTCGAACGCCCGGACCTGGACGCCTCCCGCGTCGGCATCATGGGCGGCTCGTACGGCGGCTTCATGACGAGCTGGCTGGCGGCCCACCACGGCGAGCGCTTCAAGGCGGCGTGGAGCGAGCGCGCGGTCAACGCGTGGGACTCGATGCTCGGCAGCTCCGACATCGGCTACATGTTCGTCGACGCCTACATCGGCACCGACCCCGAGGTGCTGCGCGAGCGCAGCCCGCTCACGTACGCCGCGCAGATCCGCATCCCGTTCGCCGTAGTGCATTCGGAGCAGGACTGGCGCTGCCCGCTGGAGCAGGCGCAGCGGATGTTCGTGGCCCTGCGCCGCGCGGGAGCGGACGCGGAGTTCCTGCTCTTCCCGGGCGAAGGCCACGAGCTGACCCGCTCGGGGCGCCCGCGGCACCGCGTCCAGCGCTTCGAAGCGGTCCTGGACTGGTGGGCGCGGCACCTCAGTTGA
- a CDS encoding RES family NAD+ phosphorylase, with translation MARLPLPPARSVLVRQLNRASDVVTVQSTTRLVRIFTAHGNHPQQWNSFRYTGPLPHGRFDQQSPGRGGVPVTDPANGVLYFGLTVRTSVAEVFQTSSTVDRRTRGPRLVVVRPVRTLRLLDLTGLWPTRVGASQEISSGPKKLTQAWARAIRGAFSDLDGLWYRSSMDSGDPAICLWDPPAGAALPIAPDVLLPLDHPGLDVPLGRVCEELNYTLLN, from the coding sequence ATGGCCCGGCTCCCGCTGCCGCCCGCCCGATCCGTCCTGGTCCGGCAGCTGAACCGTGCCAGTGACGTGGTGACGGTCCAGTCCACGACCAGGCTGGTGCGGATCTTCACCGCGCACGGCAACCACCCCCAGCAGTGGAACTCGTTCCGCTACACCGGCCCGCTCCCCCACGGCCGGTTCGACCAGCAGTCGCCCGGGCGCGGCGGCGTGCCGGTCACCGACCCCGCGAACGGGGTGCTCTACTTCGGCCTCACGGTGCGCACGTCGGTCGCCGAGGTCTTCCAGACCAGCTCGACGGTCGACCGCCGCACGCGCGGTCCCCGGCTGGTCGTCGTCCGCCCGGTGCGCACGCTGCGCCTGCTCGACCTGACCGGCCTGTGGCCGACGCGGGTGGGGGCGTCGCAGGAGATTTCGAGCGGGCCGAAGAAGCTCACGCAGGCGTGGGCCCGCGCGATCCGCGGCGCGTTCAGCGACCTCGACGGCCTCTGGTACCGCTCGTCGATGGACTCCGGTGACCCCGCGATCTGCCTGTGGGACCCGCCGGCGGGCGCCGCGCTGCCGATCGCGCCGGACGTGCTGCTGCCGCTGGACCACCCGGGCCTGGACGTCCCGCTGGGCCGCGTCTGCGAAGAGCTGAACTACACGCTGCTCAACTGA